ctgtttaaacagaaggaacTTAATTTTCGGCAGcgtagatggttggagttgcttaagtattaggatatcaccattctctatcatcccgagaaggccaatgtagtggccgataccttgagtcgtaaggcggagagtttgggcagcttagcatatttaccggtagcagagaggcctttagccttggaggttcagtccttggccaaccagtttgtcaggttggatatttccgagtcgagccgagttttggcttgtatggtttctcagtcttctctttatgatcggatcagagagcgtcagtacgatgacccccatctacttgtccttaaggatacaattcagcacattgatgccaaggaagtcactattggagatggcggtgtattacggatgcagggcaggctatgtatgcctaatatagatggtttgcatgagttgattctccaagaggctcacagtccTTGGTACTACATTCATTCGGGTgctgtgaagatgtatcaggacttgagacatcactattggtggaggcagatgaagaaagacagtggactatgtagctcggtgtctaaattgccaacaaatgaaatatgagcatcaatgaccgggtggattgcttcagaagttggaaattccataattgaaatgggagcggatcactatggatttcgttgttggactcccatggactcagaggaaattcgatgtagtttgggtgattgttgatagattGACCACgtaagctcatttcattcctgtgattactacttgcTCTTCAGAgaagctggctcaggtatatattcgcgatattgtcagacttcacagtgtaccggtatctatcatctctgaccggggtacacagtttacctcacggttttggagggctgtacaccGAGAGTTGGGGACTCGTGTGGAATTatgtacatcatttcatcctcagtcggacggatagtccgaacgcactatttagatacttgaggatatgctctgtgcgtgtgtgataaattttgggggtgcttgggatcagtttttaccACTTGCGgtgtttgcttacaataacagttaccaatcaagcattcagatggctccgtataaggccttgtattgtaggtggtgccggtctccagtgggttggttcaaaccgggcaaggctaggctattgggtacagacttggttcaggatgccctgtaaaatgttaagttgattcaggatcgacttcgtacatcccaatctagacagaagagttatgcggatcggaaggttcgtgatgttgcattcatggttgatgagcgggtcctgctccgggtttcgcctatgaagggagtgatgaggttcaggaagaagggcaacttgagccctaggtatattggaccttttgagattcttgagagagttggagaggtggcttacaaacttgcactaccacctagtctctctgcaattcatccggtatttcatgtttctatgcttcggtaatatcacagcgatccgtctcatgtgttagacttcagttcagttcggttggacaaggatctatcttatgttgaggaaccagtggctattttagataagCAGGTTAGAAAGCTGAGGTCAAcgaacattgcttcagtaaaggttcagtggaggcaacttgggagaccgaacatgatatgtgcaactgttatccacacttattcaccagctcaggtacttttttgaactccgttcgaggacgaacgtttgttttagacgtggagaatgtgatgacccaaaatgtcatctttaaatttaataattaattatgtgttctaagatctcgaaaaatactatttatcattccttgaattgcgtgcgcagtccgtaaaattttccagaaagtttttatgtgaaaaatggattaaatgtaaattagagctttaaaactcaactaagatgactttggtcaacattttgagcaaacggaatcggatcagtattttgacagttccggtaggtccgtatcgtgatttgggacttgggggtATGCCCGGagtcaaattccgaggtccctagcccgagaaatagaattttgatataaaattaaaagtttaagttcaaatagtgatcggatgtcaaattatgtgcaaacgaccccggaatagaattttgatgattccaacagctctgtatggttattttagacttaggagcatgatcgaaattttatttggaaatccgtagtgaaattagacttgaaatggataaaataggaatttaagtttggaagtttgaccggggagttgactttttgatatcggggtcgaaatccagctccaaaacttttcatagctccgttatattatttatgacttgtgtgcaaaatttgaggtcaatcggacttgatttgataggtttcgacatcgaatgtagaagttggaaattttaagtttcattaagcttgaattggagcatgattcgtgattttagcatcgttttatgtgatttaaggtatcaaataagttcgtatgatgttttaggacttgttggtataattggttgaggtcctgagggcctcaggtgagtttcggatggttaacggattgaaaattggacttaaaaagctgctgcaacttttctcttcttctggatattctgggttgtgatcgagcctaGATATTGAGCCCGGGGTCGACGGCCAGGGTCGAAGCCAGAGACGAGGCTCAGGATcaatgccatgatcgaggctatGATTGAAGGCTCAgactcgatgccatgatcgaggccatgatcgaaggatgaggctcgatgccataatcgaggccatgaccgaggtccaagctcgagcctgtgatcgaagccacgatcgaggcctaggctcgagggccatgatcgaagccacaatcgaggcccagttccgaaggctgcctgggtaGATCTATAatagagggcattcgtcccattcgccatttttaacaaactggAGCTTGTACATAAatatttgatagattttcaaggaaatacattggggtaagtgattctaactcggatttggtctatatacacaaatatatcattattttcaccatttaattagtgttttgagattgaaatttggaaaaaatttgaaatctcatagaaacgaattttcgacatttcggtatcgattcggagtcggatttgagtaaaactggtatggttggactcgtaattgaatggattatcggattttgtgtgtttcgccggattccgagacgcatgttttgagttaatttcgaatgttattgaaaaatatagtattttcttatgaaatggattcctttaatttttgttgactatatcgaattaattatgactagattcgagtcgatcggagtcagaaaatcgaggaaaaggcatattacttgattaaattggagcaagtcgaagtaagtgacttctctaaccttgtgtggggaaaacttcccctaggattgatattaattATAATGTGGTGAaagtcatgtacgcgaggtgacgagtgtgtacacgggttaaatgtgaaggattgtgttttaaaattgtgtagatcactgttgtatattaattaaattattaaatcttgttatattctccatcattgatttgatttatatactttaaatttgcttggccttttttctgctaattattttacctgtttaggtggaacttgatttcttttattctgtgcattatttgaaagttgattttctttaaaataaatattattaatatgaagtatttgacattttaaatttggtattgaaacaacatattaaagattttgaaatattattttgctgaattatttattcctgaatatattttttaagatttttgtactcattgtgatggagccgtgagctctttattgtgaaaaatattattgatattttattttggcatgagccgtgagctctttattgtgaaaaatattgttgttgaattattttggcaagttaaattatttgagcacttaaggtgcaaattgtgatatattgtgatattgatacgcatgtggtggtataaggtctgggtattgaaatgcatgcggtgagataagggtggcttgatacgcgtggctagtaggaggaactgctagaagtcatgtggtgtgataaggatggctaaaacgcgggatgctatttcagaaaaagtattttctttaaaataaattgtgaaggctcccgcggtgagataaggaaatgagatattgtgaatctatttatgatttgggactacgaggcggtacctcgggagtgcccttgttgatattgatttatgaccgcagttgccttgatttattgttgtgattttattaaaattgaaaggaaattttattttgtttccacaagatattatttgccattattttatgtaattaaatggtgaaatgctacttgattcatttccattgtcattttattttattatattgtgaaacattttaccatgccatttattatttttcagtagggcctgacctgacctcgtcactactttaccgaggttaggcttggcacttactgggtaccgctgtggtgtactcatactacggttatgcacatatttttgtgcatatccagctactccttaccagccccgactttagtgagttacctgtgcacggagacttcgaggtatatctgccagcgtctgcagactccgaagtccccttctatcattattatgttacttccttatttttctttagaccttgatatatagagacattgaggataaattcttagaagcttgtgacttatttttaccggattttgggagttgaaattgtttgaattgtagtttatttatttcagatatttattattattccgcattgataggtttacctagtcttagagactaggtgtcatcacgacatcctacggagggaatttggggttgtgacaaatATTATGGCATTTGTTTTTCTTCACTAACTATCTATATTCTCTTTGAaattttctttagtttagttatcAATTACTAGCACTACATTAggaattaaattttattttttttactttcaaAATTTTAAGTAGTTTATGACCCACTCTTCTACAAAAGAGTTGGCTAATTACGATTCTGAAATTGAAAGATCTCTTCGATTGCGCAGGAAAGGACAAGCATTATCTTCTCAAAGCATAACTTGTGACAGAATGGAGCACCAACTAGAAGATGATAACAATCCACTGGAGATTCCACCACCAGTTCATGTAGAGGAGCAGTTTGATGAAGTAGCGCCAAGGCCAGCAAACAGAATCCTTAGGGATTATGTTAGACCTGATCGCTTCAACTGTGAATCTAGTGTCAGGAAGCCCCCGTTGGCAGCCAACAACTTTGAAATCAAGACCGGCTTGATTCAAACAATTCAACAATCTTGTATCTTCACTGGTGATACAGGTGAAGATCCACATAGGTATTTAATTGATTTTCTAGAACTTGTGAAAACTGCTAAGTATAATGGAGTACCTGCTGAAGCTATCAAGTTAAggctcttttctttttctttaaaagGAGATGCCAAGACTTGGTTGTAAAGTTTGCCTCAAGGGTCCATTACGACATGGGACCAGATGATTCAGAAgtatttaaataaatatctttccactGCTAAAACCACAAAGTTAAGACAAGACATATCTAATTTCTTGCAGACTGACACTGAGTCAGTttatcaatcttggaaaatattaAAAGCAATGTTAAGAAAATTCCCACACCATGACATTTCTGAACATATGTAATTGTACATTTTCTATCACGGGTTAAATCTCTCTGCTAGAAATGTGATAGATGCACCTGTAGGAGGTTCTGTAATGGGAAAAACCACAGAGGAAGCATTGCAATTGTTGAATGAAATTTTTGAGAACGCTATCCAATGGCCATCCGAGTGTGTAATCATTAAAAAGGCTGCTACGGTAAATCAGGTTGATGTCTTGAATACACTAACGCGGCAGATTGTTTCTTTGGCACAAAAGTTTGAATCTTTTTAGGTGAATACACAACAATCAAACCAATTTGAGGCTTGTGACATCTGTGGAGGAACCCACCAGAACCATGAATGTCAAGCAACCAATCAAACGGATGAATAGGTTAATGTCATCGGTCAAGCCATATCCTTTTGGGGGTCCAATGGCACAAAAGCATCCAGTATTTCAGTGGAGTAACCCAAATGGTGCAGAAAACTCTCAAAGCTTCCAGAAACAACAGGTGCAAGGCCCGTCGGGATACCAGAATCAAAATCATGGGCAACCGAATTACAGACCTTATCAGCAAGCAGGACCATTTCAACAAGCAGGGTCATACCAGCAGAGGCCCCAACAAGCTCATCCAAGTCTTTATGACCTTTTGTACAAGTATATTAAGGTCACTGATAAAAAGATGGAAAGCCAAAATTCATCcctaaaaaatctgaaaattcaaTTAAGCCAATTGGCGGCTCTTGTGTCATAAAAGCATCACTTTATGTTCAGGTAAGGAACTTGATGAACCTTATGCAGACAGACAAGAAATGAACCAGACAGAACAACATGTAGACAAAGGTAAAAATATTGAAAAACCATCTGAACCATcaaaagagaaagaaataaagaataagaaagaaacaATTTCTAAAAAAATGACTGCCCCACCTGTGATAATTCCTTTTCCACAAAAAATGAAACAAGAAAAACTTGATGGTCAATTTGCAAAGTTTTTGAAAATCTTAAAATAGATTCATATTAATATTCCTTTCGCTTATGCTTTGTTGCAAATGCCTTCATAtgctaaatttttaaaagaaattttgtcaaGCAAAAGAAAATTGGAAGAAGTTTCTGTGGTAATGCTTACAGAAAAATGCAGTGCTATACTTCAAAATAATCTGCCACAAAAACTTGGTGATGCTGGCAGTTTTACCATTCCATGCACTTTGGGAGGAGTATATTTTGAAAAAGCACTTTGTGATTCTGGAGCTTCAATAAATTTGATGCCATTTTCTATCTTTAGAGAATTGGATCTTGGTGAAACGAAGGACATAGGTGTTTTACTTCAGTTTGCAGATCAAAGCACTAAGAAACCTAAGGGAATAATTAAAAATGTGCTTGTAAGAGTATATAAGTTTGTGTTCCTTGTAGATTTCTTGCTACAGGAAGAGCAATCATAgatgttgtgattttatttttttaacgaaaattatttagaaggagcaaatgaaaagttttgattggcacgatgtgcatattacttgtgattcagaaccgaggacgagatcctcacctttttaatataaactgatatgtttaaaccgggctacgagctgtggtggaagttatacgagatccttgtgaggaaaaattcttgtgtttaagttctcccttgtgaattttaatttgtactatagtactaatagggagtcatgcctgttaggcttatttgaaaattctatatgaaattctctgtgcatacttgccaattttgtgttgttattattgagttttaacctacgaggtagattttcgcccaggtgacgttaaatgtgactcattaattcgggtaaataattatgaggtcgtcatgcctcgtatctcgttatcagtattgtgaaggtttaaaatgagatttttgttaacatgaagttaattgacgattttgtaattgattatgaacaactattaagacaagattgacctagaagggtgctccgttcatatgggccgaggagtgtgaggagaccttccaaaagctcaagacatctttgactacaaccccaatgttggtattacctacaggttcagggtcttatattgtgtattgtgatgcgtcgcgttttgacctcggcgcagtgttgatgcaagacggtagggtgattgcctacgcgtccagatagttaaaggtgcatgagaagaattatcttgtacacaaccttgagttagcagctattgttcacgccttaaagatttggcagcattatttgtacggtgtccactgcgaggtctacaccgatcaccgaagtctacaacatctgtttaaacagaaggatcttaatttgcggcagcggagatggttggaattgcttaaggattatgatattaccattctctatcatcttgggaaggccaatgtagtgcaCTACAATATTATGCATTTACAGCTACAAAATATATTGTAGCTGAATATGAAAAATTCTGTAGCTAAACACTTTAGCCACAATATTTTTTTCCGTAGCAAGAAGTAGCGTAACTAAAAGTTAGCTACAAACTTTATATGGTTCGTGGCTAAGGACTAATATTTATTGCTACGAATTTTTTTGGTATTGTAGCAATATTAACAGAACTTTTTTGCCACAAAATATATACCTATAGCAAAAACTCTTATTCTTTTGCCACGACAAATAAACTCTGTAGCAGTCTCTATGTTGTAGCCACAAGGTGTTTTATCGTGGCAATTGTTCTTTTATTTAGCTACGAGTTCAAAAATTTATAGCTATAATTGAAGTATTTGCCACAAACTTTTTGGTATGTAACTAAGAATTCATTCTTTTTGCCATAAAATATATAGAATTAACATTTGCTACGGAAAGTGAAAAAATTAACCATCAATTATATAAATGTGTAGCCCCGAATTCTAAATTTCTATTGCTATAATTGAAGAATTTGCTTCAAAATAATTGGTCACAAGAATTTTATCCTGCGGCTAAAATTTCAAATATTTTAGATTCCAAAATAGATACATATAAGAATTGTTACAATGTAGCTAAGAACACGATACGCAAGTCTTCTACAACACCATCTTGCTTGAGACACAAAGTAGCATCGTCTTCTCCTTTCTCTCTTCCCTAAGTAGCACCGACTTAACTGCACCTTAGCTTTAGTCTTAACTTGTCATTGCTGCTCTAACTTCACAAATCTGCCTGTCAACGATAAAGTATTTTAACACATCAAAGCAAAAAATAACTGATCATATATGCAAGAGGTAGCCACTACATTGCTTCAAAAATTAATGAAGCAAAAGACATATTGCTTGCAAAGACTAAGAAGGCGGTACTGCAATTTAATTAACCTTAACCGAGTCGCATTAGTGCTTTCTAAGTTACAAATCACTTTGTAATTGGAGGCGAATCATGCTATCTGGCACTAGACTAAAATTTTAACTGAAATGGATTAATTATTTTTGGCCAAAAGATGTATTTTAGTCGGAGAAGGCAACATTTGACAATTGTATGAGTTCACTGAATATTTAACAGGTACAATTGAGTTTCAACTTCAATACAAAGATGCAAGTTCGATTAGTAAAAATATTAATAGAATATCAATAAGACAAGAAATATTTCTTGATAATTCTTTTACAAGAATTTTTAACAGATAACAAAATAGAAAAGTACAAAGCaacaaaagaattaaaaaaaccTGTAGACTTTTTAAACTTCTTAAAGGATCTTCATCCCAATTTTCTAATGTTGCTTTGCTGTTACAGTCCATGAACTATGGCTCCTCCCAAAATTACCACTTtaaaatcttcaaattttcacTCACTATATATCAAAAATAGGGCAGAATATTAAATTGCTGAATAATTCGCAAAATTAAAACCAAAAATTCATGTCAAGTAGGTATGAGAAAACTCACAAACCGTAAAATATAGAGATACGAGcttacctcttctgctcaagaatAGAGAAGTTATGGGGTTCTCTCTCACTCTTCTTCTCTGTCGTTCTCGCATTTTTTAGTCTAACCATGGTTGAAGAAAGAATTGGGAAAGTGGGGATGGGATTGGCGGCCGAAGAGATCAGAATGTAGTTTAGGTTTTGGTGATTTTGCTTTGGGCCAATTGCAATTGCTGTTTGTCATTCTTTTACTTGTTGTTATATattctccgtttcaatttatgtgaacatatttcttTTTTAATCCGTGCCAAAAAAATTTTATCTTTATGCATTAATTTATAGCCATACAAAATATATgtacctcattttacaccacaaatttAAAAGTCTTCTTAAATTCTGTGtcaattcacataaattgaaatgaagGGAGTACTTatgtaatatataaaatttgctttcttttattttttaattaatacaTCTTAATTCAGTAAATGCAAAGAAATGTAAGTGCTAACAATTATAAGTAAGAACACTACCTACGAAAATACAAAAagaataaatatataatttatgtcaAGTAACAAAGAAAAATAACTATTTGCATAAAATAAAGATATTCTAACTTAAGTTTTTCTTTAAAGTTTCTTTCATCCTATATGATATTGTTAGTAGTTTGTTATATACtcctatttttattatattagatTCGTATTTTAGTGTTtaattagatttataaaaaaGATTATGCTTATTCAAATTGAATATAATTAGTGATCAATGTAAATAATTACAAGCACAAAGTTACTGTATAattacattttttaaaattatattagaAAATCACAAGTACTACTTAGTTTGATATGAATTATTATAtactaattaattatttataaactcATTTATCAAGCAATATTAAATTCTCAAATTTTTGAAAGACAAGATCCTCTTTCTGTATACGAATTATATTAAATTCTTAATTCTTTGATTCAgtaatataaataatttattgtaCAATGTAGTTAGTACAAGATTATAGTTGTTTAAATTTGATATAATTTGTCATGCACATAATTGTGGGATATAattccattttttttaattataattgAAACTTATACCGTCAGACTTCTTTGTAATAACATCCTTATACAACAACCactcactataaaagtcaagtttttctCATATccgatttttatgttatgttataatatgtaTCCTCTATAACGATGTTTCACTAtagcaacaaaaaaaatattggaACAAAAGAGGtcgttatagagaggtttgagtGTACGTAAGActtatttaataataattataatataatCAATTTTTCTATGGACTTGGATGTCAACCACATTATATGAAACTCTTAATTCTTAGTGTAACTATATATAGTAAAATTAAATACTTATATCCCCTATATTATGAAAATCCTAAGTTTACACTTCCTCTAAGGTATATCCATAACTAAATGTATATTAAAATAtacttattaaaaaaattaaatttttaaataaaaagttctacgtattatttttataaaatttaatagagaagataaatattattgttgaaaaTTTTTATTCACGCGTTTGATTAAATATAAATTGCTTAATAAGATATGCAACTATTAGTGAAAACTTTCTTAAATTTTAAACATGCAAGTTATctgtatttttaattaaatataaaattctTATTACATATGAATAACTCAATTTTATTTTAGTTTGTTTATTTATTGAACCGCTGAAAAATTATCTTAAGTTTGTTGTATGCTATTTTATTTGTGTATGATTTTCATTATATGAGAGGCTTACatatttttagaagaaaaaaaaagaatagtTTCATTATAGTTAAAGACTTTTGGACGATAAAACTATTTTGTCAAATATATAACAATTCTGGTTATCTAATTAAGTATTTTGGGTTCATTTCATGTTTAAGAGTTAAGAAAGATGCATATTTCATAAAATATTTATTATCCTTTTTAATCAACTGCATGAATAAATATTTTCAACAAAAATGTTTACcctctttttaaaattttataaaaataagtaTATGAATAATGCTATAATTGTAATTTATTATTTAACAGTTTTATTTTAATAACGTAGTTATACATTTACCTCATAGAGGTGTAAGtgtatgatttttaaaatatagGGGAAGtaagtttaattttaaaataaaataaatgtatCTAAAAATTGATTGATATTGCAATGATTAAacctaaaaattaaaatgaataATAAAGTTAGCGATAGAAGTTTCATTTATAGATCTTCTGCTATATGTTAGTACAAAAACTAGCAACAATTTTTCGTCGCAAACCTGTCGCTATTTTACTATactttttttagtttaatttttattctatttaaattatattttaagatTGAAGATATTTTTCATTTTAATCTTTTTTATTTAGAAGTTAATTAATTCTTCAAGTTATATACATTGttgtttttccaaatttctatATGAAATTATTTTTAGACTAACTCTTGTCATGACTTTCATAGTCGAAGTAAAAGAATTCTTCTACAAATTGTTTTGCAGCTAATTTATTATAGTTAACATATTATTACTTTAATGATAACCTCAAATGTATGACAATATATATAGTTATGGTCAATTATGAAAGGTAATTGTCTACTATTCATTTTGTCATGACAAATAATTGGAACTATTAAGCTAACTATTTGTATcgtttttttttaacttgaagcAAAAACATCAATTAACTACAAGATTGTGTTTTAACTGATTTAATATGACTAAAATGTTATTATTGCTACACGAAGCTTAGAGTCGTTGCAAAAACTTATGAATAGCTATAAAATTTCACCACAACAATAAATATGTGGCTATATTATTTATGACAAATAATTATAGTTA
The DNA window shown above is from Nicotiana tomentosiformis chromosome 8, ASM39032v3, whole genome shotgun sequence and carries:
- the LOC138897101 gene encoding uncharacterized protein; protein product: MPSYAKFLKEILSSKRKLEEVSVVMLTEKCSAILQNNLPQKLGDAGSFTIPCTLGGVYFEKALCDSGASINLMPFSIFRELDLGETKDIGVLLQFADQSTKKPKGIIKNVLVRVYKFVFLVDFLLQEEQS